A segment of the Malassezia restricta chromosome V, complete sequence genome:
CGGCAAAAGAACTTGGCGCAGCAGAACATTAAGCAGCGCATGTTTGAGATGTCGAAGCCTGATCCTGTGCTGGCACACCGTTTAAATGAACAAGGACATGCCACATGGGCCAATTCGGAGCTTGCGAAACTGATCCTGTCGAAGACCGAGGTATGGGGTCTCGTTGAGGACCGCCGTGGCCGGCTTCAGACTGTGTCGCCCTTGCCGCGTGAAGAGGATGCTGAGGTCGATACCGTAGTGGAAGAGTTCGGTGGGCCGCGCCGACTCAACTTTGGCCTGGACACGCGCGACCGGCGGACATTATTCCAATCGCTTCCGCGAGTCATGACGACGGATCGTGCCATGGACTTGACAGACTCGGTGCAGGGAGGCTCTGATGCGTTCGCCGTCGATCtgaagcagctcgaggaAGAGCAGGCTCAGAGTGCAGAGACTCTCTCACGCATTCTCGACTTGCGCAATGCAAGTGGTCGGGGTATCCAGGTGGAAAACACACGTCGCATTATTGCTCACTTTGGCCGCTCTACGGAAAGTGGCGGGGCCGACACGGGCTCACCGGAGGTACAAGCGGCTCTTCTGACGTATCGCATTCGTAATCTGGCTGAGCATCTCCAGACGGCACGTCACGATAACAGCAACCGCCGCTCGATGCGGCACATGGTCCATCAGCGTGCCAAGATTCTGCGCTACCTCAAGTCGCGCGATCCTATTCACTACCAAAAGTTCCTGCCCCGTATcggcgtcgaggcgcgcggTGTCGAGGGCGAAATTGTCGTGCCTGGTAAACCCAAGGTCCGGCGTATGTAGTTTCATATCCATCTACGAGGAAGCCATCCCACGTGCCAGTCGCCCAAGACACGGCGCGAGGCAGGGTATATCTGTGCGCTGTCTTGCAAGGCATCGTGCAGTGCATCACATACTTCGGCGGGCAGGACAAGGGGTATGTGCTGTGCCATGtcaggctgcgtcgccCCAGGCTTGTACAGGAGTTTGCAAGCGTCGCATGGCCGCTCCAAAGGGGGTATCGAGAGCGTAATGAGCGGTTGGAACACCCACAGCACCAAGCGTGGCGCGGGCTCTGACGCCTGCATGGCGCAAACGACAAAGcggtgcacggcctgcCGCTCTGTCTGCTCGACAAGATAGTTGCTTAATACCAGACCTAGGAAGCCCAAGTCTgtcggcacatgcgccggcATCACACTGCATTGAAGCCATTGGACGGATGTGGCGTGGTCCCCGGCGTTGACGGGCTCGACCGCCGCACCGAGAACAGCATGACATTGTGTGCATTGTACGGGAAATGCATGCGTCTGCGGTTAGTACATGTCGCATTTCGTGTGACTGCCATATCGACCTTGCCATGCCAGTGTTATCTGAAACGCAGGATATGGGACCCGTAGTATCAGTCAGAATGCCCAGTGGACACCGCTAGACGCCATCCTCGCGGTCAGCGCTAGCCACGGTAGGTAGGCCGATGCCGACTTTTCTGCTGGTCCGTGCATGGCAGGTCGCTGATGATACGTACCTCGGAAAAATTGTCCTGCGCCTCGCCTCGGATACAGACGCCCGATGTTATggacgcgctcgacgtcTTGAGCCACAGACTCGAGACCCACAGTTCATCATCGCGTGGCACGCGGTGCACATCGACATCACGGCGACCCTGCGTCACACTCGCATTCAAGCGCTGGTCACCATGGCACATCCATGCATCCACTAGCTCTTCCCAGTGCTCGGAGGGCAATGCACGTAGATGCGCGCGCGGGGTGAACTGGACGAGCGTTTGTGCACATCGAGCGCACTGCAAAGCATCAATATCCTTCTGGGTGAACTCGTGCCACGGCGAAGAAGGCGGCGGTTGGCACGTACGTCCCATAGGCTGCGTCGGAATCGTAAAGACATAGCCATCACTGAAGGACGCTGCGTAGGACCCAGGCACAACAGGCCACGGCACTTGCACACACACAGGAGGgagcgctgcatgcgcaaACTGCAAGAGCGCCTTGTCGTTTAGCGCCTTGACCGTACATTGGAGCGGCGTATTCGACGAGCACGTGGCtggcgcctgtgccaaCACGGTGACACGATGGATATGGCGCTGAAACTCTAGCGCAACATGTAGCTCACGCAAGTCAGAGTACCTTCGCTGCGTCTTGAGCCCGGTGTCTGTGGCCACAGAGCGTCGCCGCTTCGGTGCCCCCGATGTGGTGGACATGAAgcaagacgcgcgtcgtgcgctcTCCACATCCTAGACAAAACCGCCTTCGCCGTGTTCTTGGGCCTCACGTGCCGCCGCTTCCCAAGCCTCGAGGTCCCACTCTCCGGGCGTCCCGACGGCGTCTTTGGACATGCGCGCATTCCAGATGGATGCCATGGCCTTAATATCGTCGTCTGATGCGGCATGAATCCAGCTCTCCAGGGgcgcgagccatgcgtcCCACACGAGTTGCAGAGCCAGCTCCATGGGCTCGGCGAGGCCTGTACCGGTAGGGGCCAGTGCGAATATAgcgtccatgtcgcgcaACATATGCAGGatgcgtgccttggcatcTGGCAAGTTGAAGAGCTCGTGTGCATCGCTGCAAATACGCTCACACAGCGCCCACGAGCGGTACAGAGGATATGTCAGTGCGCGACGGAACGACCACCGCAGTACATCTTGTACGTCTGTGccgggcggcagcggctcAGAGAAGCATGTCAGTGAACGGCACAGCTTGCAGATAGTCCAAGCCGACTCGGTAGACGCCTCATTGCTCGAAACATGCATCTCATACAGGTACGCAAACACCACCTGCACCAAGCATGCCTGGGCTTGCTCTGTAGGTGGGAGGGGGCCCGCCCAGGCGGGCTGTGTACCTTGTGGCACATCTTTCCGCAATAAAGCAGGCACcacatgcatcgcggcgGCCACATCGCCGTCTACGTCGACATAACTGTCGAGATACATGCCTTCATCCCACTTTTGTATTTCAAGCTCTTccgcgcgcatcgatcgctccgcgagcggcacgaccgTGGGATCCACGATGTCCAGGATCGGAACGCGTCCATTTCTCATCATGTCCGCGTACGCATGCGAAAGAGGCACATACGAAGACATCAAACCGTACGGATGCTCGCTCTGCTGACGCGATGCCTCCTCGAGTTGCGCCATTTCGTTGTCCGACAGAATCTGTGGACGCAGAGCTTCGAGACCAGGAAAGTGTTCGCCATGCACACGCTTTTTTATGTGCACCGTAAACGTTTGCGTCTTTGGATCGTACGTGCCATGAGGCGACGACGTCAAGGCACACGTCTCACTCATGCTTTCTACCGCACAGGGCAAATTCAGCGGCAAATATACGGGGTCCACAAAGCATCCAAACGTTCGCTCCTCAGCTACGATACGCACCTCAGCGACTTTGGCATCCACGCACGAAATGCTTACGTGGACGAACGACGCGTCCTGCTCAACATGGAACGAAGGCGTCACTAGCTGCATGATCGTAGTGGAGGTAGCTTTTCGTCACCATGCTGGACGAAGAGACTCTTCGGTCCATGCTGCCCGGCCGCTTTGGGCAGCAGGGTAAGAATGAGCTTCCAACTGCACAGGAGCCTAACGAAGCAAGTCAAGAAGAAGAGAAGGAGGAAAAAGCCCCTGTACCTGACACTTTGGACGTACTCAAAGAGTACGCAGGATTGCCACTTACTCGTTCCATCCAGCTCAAGGACCATACCAAGTCCGTGTGCGCCCTAGGCATTGACCGCAGTGGTGCGCGCGTGGCCTCGGGATCCACCGACTACGATGTAAAGCTGTGGGACTTTGGTGGTATGGCATCCAATCTGCGTCCTTTCAAGACGTTTGAGCCAGCAGAAAATTACCCCGTCATTCAGTTGGCGTTCGCCCCACAAAGCAAGAACTTGCTGTGCCTGAACGCTGCGCCCCAGCCACGAGTGTACGACTACGACGGCAACGAACTAGCCGTCTATAAAAAAGGTGATGTGTTCATGCGTGATATGCGGCATACTACGGGACATATTAGCGACATCACCTGTGGTATGTGGCACCCACTGGACGACACACATTTCATGACTGGCGGCTCTGACAGCACTATCCGTCTTTGGGACGTGAACCACAAAGCGAGCCAAAAGACTGTGATTGTCTTGCGCTCAAAAAACCGCGGCACCAAGACTCAAGTATCGGCTGCCACTTACACACCCGACGCCCGCGCCATTGTAGCAACAGGCCAAGATGGCGCCATGTACATGTGGGCTACGAACGGAAACTACGCGCGCCCCTCCGCGACCGTGCAGGGTGCTCATACAGCCTCCCAGAGCGCCACGAGTTTGGCCGCCTCCTCTGATGGATACACGCTTGCATCACGAGGAGCCGACGACTCGCTCAAGCTGTGGGATCTGCGTCAGCTGCGCTCGCCTTTGGCTGAGAAGCAGGAGCTTCCGAATGGAAGCGACCACACTGATGTTTTGTTCAGCCCCGACGGACGTCAAGTCATGACCGGCCTCGCGTCTGTGCCAGGCGGCTCGATGCGGACGTCGGACCCTCTGAGTCAATGGGGCCAGTTGGCCGTCTTCACCTCTGACACGCTACATCAGCAGCTTGTATACCCTGTGGCTCAGTCAAGCGTGATTCGTATCGCGTGGCATGCGCGTCTTGACCAGGTCTTTGCATCAACACGCGACGGAAGCGTGCATGTGTTCTACGACGAGCATGCGTCACAACTGGGGGCTCTTCTTTCGGTAAACaagcgcgcacgcacacggACGAATCCCTTCGCGGACGATGGCTCACAAACTGATCCTTATGCTGACGTGCCCATCATTATACCGGAAGAAACGGACCACGACGACTGGCTCGATCCCGTCTACAAGAAGCCGCAGTTCCCACGCAATCCCAAGAATGCTCGCGTGCCTGAGCGGCCGCTTGAAGGCCGTGGCAAGGGTGGTCGGATTGGTCGCTCAGCATTGCAGCCTTTGATGAAGGATCTTGTCGAGAGTGATCTTCGCTCAGAAGACCCGCGCGAAGCACTGCTCAAGTACGCTGATAAGGCGCAGAAGGACCCACGTTGGACGGCAGCGTATGCTAATACGCAACCCAAAGCTATATTTGACGAAGAAAAAGACACCTAGGCGCGCACGTTGGGATGCACACTCTCAGGGTAGGCAATGTGGTTTTGGCTTTGATCCAGATCACCCAGTGCAAGGGCCATCGTACGCACGAGCGAACGATCCTGGTCGGCCGGCACATCGCCGCTCAACTCCCAGAACATGGCACCCAGCATACCCTTGTTTTTTATATACtcggccttggcatgcacTGCCTCGGGCGAGTCGTACGAAATCAACTCGTTGCCGTCATGAGACCAtgatgcgccggcgcgcTTATCGAAATGCTCTTGCGCATTCTGACGCGGAAGATTTTTGTACAGGTACGTGCCACCTTCTGTTTCACTTGCGTGGCGATATGGCTGACCTGGGCCGCCTGTACCGACAAAGCCACGGCCATATGCGGGAATGCCCAGGACCATCTTGTTGAGCGGCACGCCTCTATGTTTGTAGTCATCCACGGCTTTCGACACGGAAATTGCCCCACCATAGAGATTCGCCTGATGATTCGCCACCTGGTCCCAGCTACCACTGAAGTCGTACGCCATCAGATTCCAAAAATCAAGATACTTATCCATATCCTTCAGCTTGAGGATTTGATACTTCTGTGGCGAGCATGGTGCTGCGATCGTCAGAAGGTAGTGAGGATCATTCGGGGTAGCACGCTGACCGTATTCGTCAagggcgcgtcgcagcccTGACAGAAGCTGGACGTACGCTTGCGCTTCCATGTCGGACTGGGGGTACTCCCAGTCAATATCAAGGCCGTCAAAGCCACAGTCTGCCAGGAGCTTGACGGCAGATTCGATGAATGTCTGACGCTTGGCTGCGTCATTCATGCCACAGAAGCTGCCTGAATACGACCAGCCACCAATGGATAGCAGCGTCTTTAGGTGCCTGTGCTGTTTCTTGAGCTGAAGAAACTGGTTCAAATTGCCAAACATAGCCCCATCGTGCTCTTGATCGCCATCGTACTTGATCTGACGATCAGCCCATTCATCTGACAATACTACCTCACCACTGTCTTTGATGTTGGCAAACGCGTACAGAATGTGCGTCAAGTGCTGGACCGGCACATGCTCGGGCTTGTAGCCTTTCTGGTAGATCGACCAATTAGGGAAGTAGGCCACTTGCACCTGCCTGTCCGGCCCGCCGTGGGACGATGTATGGAACACGTTGGCTAGTTTACTGCGTAGATGGAATGGCATGGTGGGAGGAAGACACTTTCAAGTGGCCCAAGCGCACACAACTTGTAAGCCCGGCAGGCCAGCTGACAGATGTGGAGAAGGCTCTATACATAAGTGACACTACGCATCCCAAGGGTTCTCAGCTGCCCACGCAGGCAGATCCGACGAGCGCTTTGGCGACGTCAACAAGACATGATCAGGTGATGTCTCCCATTCTTCGTTCGGGACATGGATAGGCGATGTCGGCTTTAAGCCGCTGTTGAACTGGGCTGCAAGTTGAGCTGCCTCGTCCGCAGCAAGGCCATAGGATGCGTAGGCAGGTGATTCTTCCTCTGGAACGGGTATGTTGGAAGCAACATGCTCAGACTCTTCGTCAGACAGGTGGTGTTCATGTCGATCGTGGTCATGTGCTTCGAGCGCACGTAGAGTTTCCTGATGGCCAACATCATGAGGTTCCTCATGTTGACTCTGTTGATCAGGGATTTTCTCATGATCCTTAGAGGCAGgcgcttcttcctcttTGGCGTCAGAGCCTGCCACATGTTCATTCGAAGGCGAGCGACTGTTCTTGTCATCGCTTTGATGCTCCATGGGAGGGCTGCTTTCTCCTAGCTCGGCGCCGTCATCCGGTATGGGTTTGGGTATGTCTTGAGGCGCGTCTGACCGCGGAGCATGCACCACATCGGTAGGCACTACTGGCATGGATTCGAGACTGGATGTCTGCGGCTTCTTTACTTCGTCCTCCATCGCATCGTACACTAgctgcggcggcggtggaACAGTGTCAGGACTCTTTTCCTTCTTGCCCCAAATAAAGTTCTTGAGACTTTGCGTCGCGGTGGAATGCTGCTTTTGGGGGCTCTCTTTCTCGACCGTACGCTCTGGCACATGATCCAGTGACTCTGGCTCGTCAAAGTAATCAGCAGTCGTCTGAAAGCCAAGCTCACCTAGCAAGAGAGGCGTGAGCGCTCGGTAAGCGAGGTGGCCTGGTACAATATTCGTCACATCAATGTTCTCGATGCCGCATCCAAATTCCACTGGATACAGTCCAGCAATATTGCGCACACCGCCTGATGTGGCACGATGCAAGTACGCTAGAATCCAGTCTGAGCGTGCAAACGCGTTCACAAAGCGGCCAGACACGACGGTTCGCGCCGTCTTCCACTCATTCTCACGCGACGGTACAGGTGCGCCCATCAGGAACACATTTTGTACAATGCCGAATGCTTTCTTGCGAGCCAACTCCAAGAGTGCATAGAAAATCATGCGTGCTCCAAGACTGTACCCTACAAGCGTGATGGGACGGACACCCATTTGCCGGTGGATCAGGACATCCGCCAGAATCAGCCcggctgctcgagcacgtTCCGTGGCATTGGACCAGGGGTTGTCGATGAGGTAGTTGAGCTTCGTGAGCCACAGGGGCCAAGCCAAGGCGCTAAACATGGCACCAGCCACGGTGGCCGCCAAGACTTGCTGCACACCCTGCACCAGCGTCTCGTTCCACAAGATCGACATAGCGTTACCCATTTCTTGCATCATCTGAGGCTCCCACATGATACTAAACACGTCGCCCATGATCGGGTCAATGACGCTGTAGGGTAGTGTCGGGTCATCTTCCGCACCTTTTAGAAAACCCGGCACAGTAATAATACAGTTGACTCGCTTGTGGTAGTGCAGCGGTCGAAATTCAAAGATCTGCACGCTCTTGACTCGTCGCCTCATACCTTTTCCGCCCATCGCGGCGCCACTAATCGTACCTGTGGTCGTGATGATGGCTGCACCGCCCACACCACTGAAAAATGCCGACGTTCCACTAATACCCACGGCACCCAGAGCCGCACCGATACCAGCACCGATCACAGGAGCAAGCAGACCAGCCGACAAGCCAATGACCAGACCACCACCGACGGTGGCGAGGCCCATCATCATGAGGCGCTTGTGTCGAGATGCTGAATCGTGGTGTTGTGTGATGCTCTTGTCGTCCAGTGTCTGCACATCTTCTTCAATTTCTAAAGAATCCGTGATGCGCTTTTCAAACTTTGTCACATCCATCCAAGAGAGACCAATGAGCTCTGCAAGGCGCTCCAGCAACACACGAGAACGGGCATCATACACACTGTCAGCCGTAAGTACCAAGAACAAGTCACAAAGGACCGTCCAGCGCAGGTCCAGCGTGATCGTCTTGTTGGCAGCGTTCACCTCGGTGGTTACGCCATCCAACGTTGTTACAGAAGCGTGAGCGTGAGAAGATGTATGCGGCGCTTTGAGGGACGCTTCAGGGACACGCGTGGCCTCGCCTGACAAGGCACTCGCATGTTCTGTGACTTGAGAGGCAGTATTGGGATCAGTCAGGATGCTGGGAGATTCAGCAGTTTCTGGGGTCGAAGTGGCCGCTTGCTTCACCTTGGGAGTCTGTGGGAGCGCTGGTGGCTTGGGTTGGGAGGCTTCTTGTTTCGCCAGCGCGGGGTCATAGGCGGGATTAGGAATCGTCTGCGTAGCGATCAAGCTGGGTGCCAGATCGGAAGGAAGGATCCCGTGCAGCGATAATGACTCGATCATCGACTGCTCGGCAGGCTCCACGTCTAGATGCTGATACAAACGAATCATGACGCGCAGCCCCCATTCTTTGGCACTCTGAATGGCCGGACGATCATCCTTCGCTCCTAGCTGCTCCAGTTCCTTTACAATCTGGCTGCAGAGGGTGCTGCACAAGCCCACATATGCTAATTTCTGTACATCGGAGAGTAAACGCTTGGTCAAGGCCAGTTGCGAAATGGGGGCGGCGGATGGGTCGTCTGCATCGTCTAAGCGATTCAGGTCTTCTTGGAACAAGTAGTCCGTAGCTGCTTCCAGTTCTGCATCCTCGTCAGCATCATCCAGACGCAGCTTGGTATATCCCACGCCTTCCGAGCCTAGCGCCTGAGAATCGGCCACCTGCTCATCAGGCCGCGTTCGCCAGTCATagccacgcacgtcgtgcacgTCTAGATGTCGACCTGCCGTATTGGAGGTGCCACCCTGTGCCGAAGTGCCACGGCCCCGCATatgcgcgcgtcgctggcgcataAGCTTGGCCTCACGCGCAACGCGCTTACTCTTCGGAGACCGCTCGTTGTCCGATTCGCTGTCGCTATCACTGTTGGTATTGGCTGAGCTGGGACTCCAAGGTCCTACATGCTCTATGGGCATATCCTGCCATTCATCGTCCGAGTCATCAAGCCCACTTGCATTCAGCATGTCGACGGCCCATCGGACACGGCCCCTATTGGACCCGTGGAAGAAGAGCTCCGAGGTCCAAGGGCActgctgcgcgccgagctCCTCACgatatcacgtgacacacCTGGCGAGAggcgagcgacgtgctgaAGAAGCTAGTAGGCGACTACGTCTTGGATGCGTGTGGACGCGAAGGAGGTATGCAGTCGTGCGCTAATCGCAGTTTGTTGTGCGCCTAGAAGAGCTCTTTGCTCGAACAAAGGATGCGCGCTCCGTGCACATCAGCTCAAAGAAACGTATGTCGAGGATCGCTAACGCGTCAGAGCCATACGAGGACGGGTCCGTGACCCATGCCATACTGTTCCGCGTCACAGACGGCGGCAGCAAAGAACGCGCCAAGTTCAGCACCCTCGTACGTTTGCCTTGAGACTCATGCATTAGGTGCCCCCCAGCGACATACTTGCGTTCCAAGATACCTACCTCACAACTCTGCGCACGCATCTGGCAGAGAACCTCAAGAAGCGCGACAAGGCCAAAGAGCGCCGCGTTGACAAGACCctggctgcgtcgcgcaAGAAGCTGGAAGAGAATGATGGCAAGGTGAAAATTCTTGGTGCCAGTACGTATGCGCTATCATCGCTCACATCGTCACAGAGCGTGGTAAAGGTCGGAGACAGCGCATGCGGGCCcttcgtcgtgcgcggATACTACGACAGGCTCGTGCTCAGGCGCAGCATCCGCCGTCTGCCACCCAAGCCTAGAGCGGCCAGGTGCGCTCATTGCGCCTCGCATGACATAATcacacggcgctggtcgATTCATTTCTGATAGGGCCTCTGGCCGATTCGGGGTGCGTGCACCCAAATATGCGGTGACAACGTGCCGACCGAGCGAAATTCCAGCACGAGCCAGCTTCCCAACCCAGCTTCCAGCCACCGTATGAACCTGCTGCCTGAGCTGGGACCTGTTGGCCGGCTCGTGATTGTAACTTTATCATGTATTCTGCAAATTGTAGCTGTGAGTGGCATGGGCTATATTATGGCCCGGGTGGGCGTGCTTGACCGACGCATGCAAAGTAAGCTCAATAAGCTCAATGTGTCTGTGCTCACGCCCGCGTTGCTCTTCGGCAAAATTGCGTTCTATCTCACGCCCCAGCGTCTCACGGAGCTTGCGATTGTGCCGGCTGGCTTTTTGTGTGTGTCTGTGATATCTGCCCTGGCGGCCGCGCTCACGTCGCGCTTGCTTCGTGTCCTTCCAGGGCAGCGCAACTTTGTGATGGCCTGCTCTATCACGCCCAACTCGAATACGCTACCTGTGGCCCTTATTTCCTCGCTTGTATATTCGGTGCCGGAGTTGCACTGGGTCGAGAATGGCCAAGACTCGGATCAGCCCGAGCTCATGTTTGGTCGGGCCCTGACATACCTCGTCATGTTTTCTACGCTCGGCACGGTGCAGCGATGGAGTATCGCTGCCAAACTCTTGGAGGGCGTGAAGGGCATATCCAATTTTTACTACGGATCCGACCATCCGAGCCGCTCCGGATTTCGCGATGACGTCACGGACCCCCTCATTGACGAGCATCATCGTTCACAGTTTGCCGACCGCAACTCGATTCTACTCCATGCCCCTGCCACCAGCTCGCCACTTCGGTCTgagctgctggccgacgAGGCTCAAGAGGCGGATACGCCGTCTGTGCCTGCCCCTCCTTCGCATGGGTGGGCGTACGCAGTGACCAGGCCCATGATCCGCTTTTGGCACGCGTTCCTGAATTTCATGACTGTGCCGCTATGGGCAGCATTGCTGAGCTTTATCATTGTTCTTTTACCGAAAGTCCAAAATTTTGTCAAGTCCGTCGACCCGTTTGTTGATGCGGTTGAGCAGCTAGGACAATGCAGTGTGCCCATGTCGATTCTCGTTCTGGGCTCCTATTTCCACGACTCGGACGAGGATGAGTCCAACGTGACAAACCACGGCTCGATGATGTCTGCGAGAGAAGACGCCCCTGATGCACACGAGCATGCGGCTGAGGCCGCGTGGGAAAAGCGGATGACTTGGCGCACCATCGTCGCTGCAAGTGCGAGTCGCATGATTGTGACGCCGCTCCTCATGCTGCCTCTCGTCGCATACGTGTGCTTGACCAACGATACGGAGGTGGTCGGTGATCCTGTCTTTATTGCATGTGCATGCCTGGTGATCGGCTCCCCACCTGCTCTTACGCTGGCCCAGATCTCGAGGCAGCGTGGCGATCCCTCCAGCAACCTCGAAGCACTCATTAGTGGTACCATCTTTGTGTCTTACATCTTCCTCACGGGCCCTGTGACTGTGCTGCTAGTGTTTTTCGCGCTATACATCGACAAAATGCAGGCCCTGTTCCTATAGCTTGAATCCCCTATGCATGTGTCTGCCATTTGTGGATCAGGGCACTCACGCCCGTAAAAGCCTGCTCCGGTTCGGTGTCGAGAGGCGAAGTATCTGGCTCCGGCTTCGGCACAGGAAACGCCCGTTGCCTAGTGGCTGGATAAGTGGGCGCTTCGCGAGTCACAGGCTTGGTAagacgcacgccgccgtcgcgtTGCTGAGCGAGCATGGTACTAACACGGGCTGCTGCGTCTGATGTGGCCACATTCGCATTCGTTCCTGCAAGCATAAT
Coding sequences within it:
- a CDS encoding small subunit ribosomal protein S15, producing the protein MWLAKWCAPTARAYVRDAGAAFSLPAASIHTSAPLLESKRKRVARLRRQKNLAQQNIKQRMFEMSKPDPVLAHRLNEQGHATWANSELAKLILSKTEVWGLVEDRRGRLQTVSPLPREEDAEVDTVVEEFGGPRRLNFGLDTRDRRTLFQSLPRVMTTDRAMDLTDSVQGGSDAFAVDLKQLEEEQAQSAETLSRILDLRNASGRGIQVENTRRIIAHFGRSTESGGADTGSPEVQAALLTYRIRNLAEHLQTARHDNSNRRSMRHMVHQRAKILRYLKSRDPIHYQKFLPRIGVEARGVEGEIVVPGKPKVRRM
- a CDS encoding ubiquitin-protein ligase E3 D, whose translation is MSTTSGAPKRRRSVATDTGLKTQRRYSDLRELHVALEFQRHIHRVTVLAQAPATCSSNTPLQCTVKALNDKALLQFAHAALPPVCVQVPWPVVPGSYAASFSDGYVFTIPTQPMGRTCQPPPSSPWHEFTQKDIDALQCARCAQTLVQFTPRAHLRALPSEHWEELVDAWMCHGDQRLNASVTQGRRDVDVHRVPRDDELWVSSLWLKTSSASITSGVCIRGEAQDNFSETHAFPVQCTQCHAVLGAAVEPVNAGDHATSVQWLQCSVMPAHVPTDLGFLGLVLSNYLVEQTERQAVHRFVVCAMQASEPAPRLVLWVFQPLITLSIPPLERPCDACKLLYKPGATQPDMAQHIPLVLPAEVCDALHDALQDSAQIYPASRRVLGDWHVGWLPRRWI
- a CDS encoding protein SHQ1 — protein: MQLVTPSFHVEQDASFVHVSISCVDAKVAEVRIVAEERTFGCFVDPVYLPLNLPCAVESMSETCALTSSPHGTYDPKTQTFTVHIKKRVHGEHFPGLEALRPQILSDNEMAQLEEASRQQSEHPYGLMSSYVPLSHAYADMMRNGRVPILDIVDPTVVPLAERSMRAEELEIQKWDEGMYLDSYVDVDGDVAAAMHVVPALLRKDVPQGTQPAWAGPLPPTEQAQACLVQVVFAYLYEMHVSSNEASTESAWTICKLCRSLTCFSEPLPPGTDVQDVLRWSFRRALTYPLYRSWALCERICSDAHELFNLPDAKARILHMLRDMDAIFALAPTGTGLAEPMELALQLVWDAWLAPLESWIHAASDDDIKAMASIWNARMSKDAVGTPGEWDLEAWEAAAREAQEHGEGGFV
- a CDS encoding WD repeat protein; the protein is MLDEETLRSMLPGRFGQQGKNELPTAQEPNEASQEEEKEEKAPVPDTLDVLKEYAGLPLTRSIQLKDHTKSVCALGIDRSGARVASGSTDYDVKLWDFGGMASNLRPFKTFEPAENYPVIQLAFAPQSKNLLCLNAAPQPRVYDYDGNELAVYKKGDVFMRDMRHTTGHISDITCGMWHPLDDTHFMTGGSDSTIRLWDVNHKASQKTVIVLRSKNRGTKTQVSAATYTPDARAIVATGQDGAMYMWATNGNYARPSATVQGAHTASQSATSLAASSDGYTLASRGADDSLKLWDLRQLRSPLAEKQELPNGSDHTDVLFSPDGRQVMTGLASVPGGSMRTSDPLSQWGQLAVFTSDTLHQQLVYPVAQSSVIRIAWHARLDQVFASTRDGSVHVFYDEHASQLGALLSVNKRARTRTNPFADDGSQTDPYADVPIIIPEETDHDDWLDPVYKKPQFPRNPKNARVPERPLEGRGKGGRIGRSALQPLMKDLVESDLRSEDPREALLKYADKAQKDPRWTAAYANTQPKAIFDEEKDT
- a CDS encoding chitinase, with product MPFHLRSKLANVFHTSSHGGPDRQVQVAYFPNWSIYQKGYKPEHVPVQHLTHILYAFANIKDSGEVVLSDEWADRQIKYDGDQEHDGAMFGNLNQFLQLKKQHRHLKTLLSIGGWSYSGSFCGMNDAAKRQTFIESAVKLLADCGFDGLDIDWEYPQSDMEAQAYVQLLSGLRRALDEYGQRATPNDPHYLLTIAAPCSPQKYQILKLKDMDKYLDFWNLMAYDFSGSWDQVANHQANLYGGAISVSKAVDDYKHRGVPLNKMVLGIPAYGRGFVGTGGPGQPYRHASETEGGTYLYKNLPRQNAQEHFDKRAGASWSHDGNELISYDSPEAVHAKAEYIKNKGMLGAMFWELSGDVPADQDRSLVRTMALALGDLDQSQNHIAYPESVHPNVRA
- a CDS encoding putative integral membrane protein that interacts with Rpp0p yields the protein MLNASGLDDSDDEWQDMPIEHVGPWSPSSANTNSDSDSESDNERSPKSKRVAREAKLMRQRRAHMRGRGTSAQGGTSNTAGRHLDVHDVRGYDWRTRPDEQVADSQALGSEGVGYTKLRLDDADEDAELEAATDYLFQEDLNRLDDADDPSAAPISQLALTKRLLSDVQKLAYVGLCSTLCSQIVKELEQLGAKDDRPAIQSAKEWGLRVMIRLYQHLDVEPAEQSMIESLSLHGILPSDLAPSLIATQTIPNPAYDPALAKQEASQPKPPALPQTPKVKQAATSTPETAESPSILTDPNTASQVTEHASALSGEATRVPEASLKAPHTSSHAHASVTTLDGVTTEVNAANKTITLDLRWTVLCDLFLVLTADSVYDARSRVLLERLAELIGLSWMDVTKFEKRITDSLEIEEDVQTLDDKSITQHHDSASRHKRLMMMGLATVGGGLVIGLSAGLLAPVIGAGIGAALGAVGISGTSAFFSGVGGAAIITTTGTISGAAMGGKGMRRRVKSVQIFEFRPLHYHKRVNCIITVPGFLKGAEDDPTLPYSVIDPIMGDVFSIMWEPQMMQEMGNAMSILWNETLVQGVQQVLAATVAGAMFSALAWPLWLTKLNYLIDNPWSNATERARAAGLILADVLIHRQMGVRPITLVGYSLGARMIFYALLELARKKAFGIVQNVFLMGAPVPSRENEWKTARTVVSGRFVNAFARSDWILAYLHRATSGGVRNIAGLYPVEFGCGIENIDVTNIVPGHLAYRALTPLLLGELGFQTTADYFDEPESLDHVPERTVEKESPQKQHSTATQSLKNFIWGKKEKSPDTVPPPPQLVYDAMEDEVKKPQTSSLESMPVVPTDVVHAPRSDAPQDIPKPIPDDGAELGESSPPMEHQSDDKNSRSPSNEHVAGSDAKEEEAPASKDHEKIPDQQSQHEEPHDVGHQETLRALEAHDHDRHEHHLSDEESEHVASNIPVPEEESPAYASYGLAADEAAQLAAQFNSGLKPTSPIHVPNEEWETSPDHVLLTSPKRSSDLPAWAAENPWDA
- a CDS encoding signal recognition particle subunit SRP14 encodes the protein MRVDAKEFVVRLEELFARTKDARSVHISSKKQPYEDGSVTHAILFRVTDGGSKERAKFSTLVPPSDILAFQDTYLTTLRTHLAENLKKRDKAKERRVDKTLAASRKKLEENDGKVKILGAKRGKGRRQRMRALRRARILRQARAQAQHPPSATQA